The genomic region GGAGTCCACGGTGTGAGTTCACTGCTTAGAACTAACTCGGCTCGCGCAGAATCGTGCGCAAGAAGAACCTTGCCGACGCCTGTGCAGTAAGACGGTGCCCGTCCGCCGATGCGAGATGGCGAATTCAGACGCTTGGTGGAAAAGAGTTTGTTGGCATAGGCAACGTCTTTGCCCTCAAGGTAGGCGAGGTGCACAGTATGCCGAGTTTGCTCGAAGAGAGAGGCGAGAAATGGTGTGACAACTTCACTGATTAGGTTGGCGCGCACGGAGCTGCCGGTAGAGGATACGATGTCAAAAATTACCGGACCTAAACGAAAGACGTCGCCACTACGCTCAAGTGCACCGCGGGTGGTGAGAGTGTTGAGTAGTCGGTGGGAGGTGGTCTTTGGAAGGTTTGCAAGCCGGGCGACTTCGCTGACGCCGAGACCCGACGGGTGATCCTTAAAGACCGTGAGGATGTCAATGGCTTTCTCGACAGAGCCTCGCTGTCTAGAGGTTGGCGCTTCTAAAGACGGGGATTCGGGTGTGGTTGCCATAACAGCTCCTGTCGTATTTTATTAGGAAACACTAATTGCTTAAGGTTAGTCGTTTTAGTCATCGGCCAAACGGGAGCTGGGATGCCGAAATCAACTTGCGCTTCGGGCAGAAGTTATACGGGGACTGACCAGCGAGAAGCGTTGGGCACACATTTGGAAAACCAGCAGCTAACGCGTAAGCTATGACGATGGTGTATGCGCGCGCGGCAACGCGTGTTGGCTGCATCAGGTAGTAGACAGATAAAAATGCAGGTAGTCGTAATAAAATGGCTGCCAGAAAAGTAGAGGTTATGGCTAAGGAAGGCGCAATTGAGGTAGAGGGTCGCATTGTCGAGCCGCTGCCAAACGCAATGTTCCGTGTCGAGCTCGATAATGGGCACAAGGTTCTTGCTCACATTTCCGGCAAGATGCGTCAGCACTACATCCGTATTCTCCCAGAGGACCGTGTTGTAGTGGAGTTGTCTCCTTATGACCTGACCCGCGGACGCATCGTCTACCGCTACAAGTAAAAACCGAAAGCCTCCTTAATCAGGGGCGCTCGCAAGGTCGGGCGCCCTATTAATACCTCAGGCCACGGTGGCCCGAGCCTGTATCATAATGCCATCCAAAGTCCCGGTCGGACCGGGCGAAGCATGGCATGGTGCGGGGCGGTTAAGGAGAAAACCACCGTAACAACCCGAAAGGACAAGCCACATGGCACGTCTAGCTGGTGTTGATCTTCCACGCAACAAGCGCATGGAGATCGCGCTCACTTACATTTACGGAATCGGCCCAAGCCGTTCCAAGGAGCTGCTGGAAAAGACCGGCATTTCTCCTGACCTGCGCACCGATAACCTGGACGACGATCAGTTGTCGGCGCTGCGTGACGCAATTGAAGCTTCCTTCAAGGTAGAGGGTGACCTCCGCCGTCAGGTTCAGGCTGACATTCGTCGCAAGATTGAAATCGGTTGCTACCAGGGTCTGCGCCACCGTCGTGGTTTGCCAGTCCGTGGTCAGCGTACCAAGACCAATGCGCGTACGCGTAAGGGTCCGAAGAAGACGATCGCAGGAAAGAAGAAGTAATAAATGGCTCAGAAGACTCAATCCACGTCGCGCCGTTCCGGCCGTCGTGTAGTCAAGAAGAACGTGGCCCTCGGCCACGCTTACATTAAGTCAAACTTCAACAACACCATTGTTTCCATCACGGATCCATCCGGTGCTGTTATCTCTTGGTCCTCTTCCGGACAGGTTGGTTTCAAGGGTTCACGCAAGTCCACTCCATTCGCAGCGCAGATGGCAGCTGAGTCTGCAGCTCGCAAGGCGATGGAGCACGGCATGAAGAAGGTTGACGTATTCGTTAAGGGCCCAGGTTCGGGCCGCGAAACCGCAATCCGCTCACTACAGGCTGCCGGCTTGGAAGTTTCGTCTATCTCTGACGTCACTCCTCAGCCACACAATGGCTGCCGACCACCGAAGCGTCGCCACGTTTAAGGGAAGGAAGAGAAACTAAACTATGGCTCGTTATACCGGCCCCGCTACTCGTGTATCCCGCCGTCTTCGCGTCGACTTGGTCGGTGGCGATATGGCTTTCGAACGCCGCCCATACCCACCGGGACAGGCTGGCCGAAACCGCATCAAGGAATCTGAGTACCTGCTGCAGCTCCAGGAGAAGCAGAAGGCAAAGTACACCTACGGTGTTCTTGAACGTCAGTTCCGTCGCTACTACGTAGAGGCAAACCGTCAGCCAGGCAAGACCGGCGACAACTTGGTTGTCCTGCTGGAATCTCGCCTTGACAATGTTGTCTACCGCGCAGGTCTGGCACGTACTCGTCGTCAGGCACGTCAGCTTGTCTCCCACGGTCACTTCACCGTGAACGGCAAGAAGACCAACGTTCCTTCCTACCAGGTTTCGCAATACGACATCATCGATATTCGCGAGCGTTCCCAGAAGATGGAATGGTTCGAAGAGGCTCAGGACCGTCTCGGCGAAGCTGTTGTTCCAGCTTGGCTGCAGGTTGTTCCTGAAACCCTGCGCATCCTCGTGCACCAGCTGCCCGAGCGCGCTCAGATCGACGTTCCGCTGCAGGAGCAGCTCATCGTCGAGCTTTACTCGAAGTAAACTGTTTAACCGTACGGTGCCTTTGCGGCGCGGTGCGGTTATCACAGGAATCAGTCGGATTCCTTTTCATAATTTTCACCCTCTACCGGCGTCAAATAGCGGTCGTCGACAAGGAGAAGTTCCATGCTTATCTCACAGCGCCCACAGGTTACCGAGGAATACATCGATTCCTCCCGCTCCCGTTTCGTTTTCGAACCACTGGAGCCAGGTTTCGGTTACACCATCGGTAACTCCATGCGTCGCACCCTGCTGTCTTCCATTCCTGGTGCAGCAGTAACTTCCATCAAGATTGATGGTGTTCTCCACGAGTTCACCACCATCAGCGGTGTGAAGGAAGACGTTTCCGAGATCATCTTGAATGTCAAGAACTTGGTACTGTCCTCTGACTCTGATGAGCCAGTAGTGATGTACCTGAGCAAGGAAGGCCCTGGCGCAGTTACCGCTGGCGACATTCAGCCACCAGCTGGTGTGGAAATCCACAACCCAGAGCTGCACATTGCAACTTTGAATGATACTGCGAAGTTGGACATGGAACTCGTCGTTGAGCGTGGCCGTGGCTACGTTCCTGCAGCACCAACTTCTGGTGACATCGGACGCATTCCGATTGACCAGATTTACTCCCCGGTGCTGAAGGTCTCCTACAAGGTCGAAGCTACTCGTGTTGAGCAGCGCACCGACTTTGACAAGTTGATCATCGACGTGGAAACCAAGAACTCCATTTCTGCCCGCGACGCCCTGGCTTCGGCCGGTGGCACCTTGGTCGAGCTCTTCGGCCTGGCTCGCGAGCTGAATACCGCTGCTGAAGGCATCGAGATTGGACCATCCCCACAGGAGTCCGAGTACATCGCCGCTTACAGCATGCCTATTGAGGACTTGAACTTCTCCGTACGTTCGTACAACTGCCTGAAGCGTCAGGAAATCCACACCGTTGGTGAGCTCGCAGAGTGCACCGAGTCGGACCTGCTGGATATCCGCAACTTTGGACAGAAGTCCATCAACGAAGTGAAGATTAAGCTGGCTAACCTGAATCTGGCTCTCAAGGACACCCCTGAGGACTTTGATCCAACCCAGCTCGAAGGCTACGACGCAGAAACCGGTGACTTCAAGGATCCGGCTGCAGATTCCGAGTAAATAGCAATTGTGCTAGACCAAGAAATTCTTGGTCGCGCGCTTTACCTAATCCGCACACGAGGAGTACTTA from Corynebacterium ammoniagenes DSM 20306 harbors:
- a CDS encoding DNA-directed RNA polymerase subunit alpha, with protein sequence MLISQRPQVTEEYIDSSRSRFVFEPLEPGFGYTIGNSMRRTLLSSIPGAAVTSIKIDGVLHEFTTISGVKEDVSEIILNVKNLVLSSDSDEPVVMYLSKEGPGAVTAGDIQPPAGVEIHNPELHIATLNDTAKLDMELVVERGRGYVPAAPTSGDIGRIPIDQIYSPVLKVSYKVEATRVEQRTDFDKLIIDVETKNSISARDALASAGGTLVELFGLARELNTAAEGIEIGPSPQESEYIAAYSMPIEDLNFSVRSYNCLKRQEIHTVGELAECTESDLLDIRNFGQKSINEVKIKLANLNLALKDTPEDFDPTQLEGYDAETGDFKDPAADSE
- the infA gene encoding translation initiation factor IF-1; translated protein: MAKEGAIEVEGRIVEPLPNAMFRVELDNGHKVLAHISGKMRQHYIRILPEDRVVVELSPYDLTRGRIVYRYK
- a CDS encoding IclR family transcriptional regulator → MATTPESPSLEAPTSRQRGSVEKAIDILTVFKDHPSGLGVSEVARLANLPKTTSHRLLNTLTTRGALERSGDVFRLGPVIFDIVSSTGSSVRANLISEVVTPFLASLFEQTRHTVHLAYLEGKDVAYANKLFSTKRLNSPSRIGGRAPSYCTGVGKVLLAHDSARAELVLSSELTPWTPHTITDPDALRVELLNIRNDGIAFDRQEISLGLSCVAAPVFGLEQRAVAALSISSPSESFAPEALIPPLQRVAAAAGRAVREHQKTKEML
- the rpsD gene encoding 30S ribosomal protein S4, whose translation is MARYTGPATRVSRRLRVDLVGGDMAFERRPYPPGQAGRNRIKESEYLLQLQEKQKAKYTYGVLERQFRRYYVEANRQPGKTGDNLVVLLESRLDNVVYRAGLARTRRQARQLVSHGHFTVNGKKTNVPSYQVSQYDIIDIRERSQKMEWFEEAQDRLGEAVVPAWLQVVPETLRILVHQLPERAQIDVPLQEQLIVELYSK
- the rpsK gene encoding 30S ribosomal protein S11 — its product is MAQKTQSTSRRSGRRVVKKNVALGHAYIKSNFNNTIVSITDPSGAVISWSSSGQVGFKGSRKSTPFAAQMAAESAARKAMEHGMKKVDVFVKGPGSGRETAIRSLQAAGLEVSSISDVTPQPHNGCRPPKRRHV
- the rpsM gene encoding 30S ribosomal protein S13; amino-acid sequence: MARLAGVDLPRNKRMEIALTYIYGIGPSRSKELLEKTGISPDLRTDNLDDDQLSALRDAIEASFKVEGDLRRQVQADIRRKIEIGCYQGLRHRRGLPVRGQRTKTNARTRKGPKKTIAGKKK